In one window of Burkholderia cepacia ATCC 25416 DNA:
- a CDS encoding DUF4148 domain-containing protein, whose protein sequence is MKLFTAFVVAALSLPFGTQAFAQSTQAPLTRAEIYQQLINAEAGGLLPTDRNDYPPSQAQIARNRQLYARAHPDAAPVATASAGS, encoded by the coding sequence ATGAAACTCTTCACTGCCTTTGTCGTTGCCGCGCTGAGCCTGCCGTTCGGTACACAGGCTTTCGCCCAGTCCACACAGGCGCCGCTCACGCGCGCCGAAATCTACCAGCAGCTGATCAATGCCGAAGCCGGCGGCCTGCTGCCGACGGACCGGAACGACTATCCGCCGTCGCAGGCGCAGATCGCGCGCAATCGCCAGCTTTACGCGCGTGCGCATCCCGATGCGGCGCCGGTTGCGACGGCATCGGCCGGCTCTTGA
- a CDS encoding Rieske 2Fe-2S domain-containing protein: MNDVQFDQAVATEQAPGVYDATTRVAASWYVAMRSDDLKDKPTELTLFGRPCVAWRGATGRAVVMDRHCSHLGANLADGRVTDGCIQCPFHHWRYDEQGRCVHIPGHSQVVRQLEPVPRGARQPTWVTAERYGYVWVWYGSPQPLHPLPEIAAADVDNGDFMHLHFAFETTTAVLRIVENFYDAQHATPVHALPISAFELKLFDDWRPWPEVEPLARAGAWFGAGIDFTVNRYFGPLGMLSRALGLNMSQMNLHFDGYPGGCVMTVALDGDFKYKLLQCVTPVSDGKNVMHMLISIKKVGGVLRRATDYVLFGLQTRQAAGYDVRIWNGMKPDGGGAYSRYDKLVLKYRAFYRGWVDRVAETGARPHRRE, encoded by the coding sequence ATGAACGACGTTCAATTCGATCAAGCGGTCGCCACGGAGCAAGCCCCGGGGGTGTACGACGCGACCACGCGCGTGGCCGCGAGCTGGTACGTCGCGATGCGCTCGGACGACCTCAAGGACAAGCCGACGGAGTTGACGCTGTTCGGCCGTCCGTGCGTGGCGTGGCGCGGTGCGACGGGGCGGGCGGTGGTGATGGACCGCCACTGCTCGCACCTCGGCGCGAACCTGGCCGACGGGCGGGTCACGGACGGGTGCATCCAGTGCCCGTTTCACCACTGGCGGTACGACGAGCAGGGCCGGTGCGTTCACATCCCCGGACACAGCCAGGTGGTGCGGCAGCTGGAGCCCGTTCCGCGCGGCGCGCGTCAGCCGACGTGGGTCACCGCGGAGCGGTACGGCTACGTGTGGGTCTGGTACGGCTCTCCGCAGCCGCTGCACCCGCTGCCCGAAATCGCCGCGGCCGACGTCGACAACGGCGACTTCATGCACCTGCACTTCGCGTTCGAGACGACGACGGCGGTCTTGCGGATCGTCGAGAACTTCTACGACGCGCAACACGCCACCCCCGTGCACGCGCTCCCGATCTCGGCCTTCGAACTCAAGCTGTTCGACGACTGGCGCCCGTGGCCGGAGGTCGAGCCGCTGGCCCGGGCGGGCGCGTGGTTCGGTGCCGGGATCGACTTCACCGTGAACCGGTACTTCGGGCCCCTCGGCATGCTGTCGCGCGCGCTCGGCCTGAACATGTCGCAGATGAACCTGCACTTCGACGGCTACCCCGGCGGGTGCGTCATGACCGTCGCGCTGGACGGAGACTTCAAATACAAGCTGCTCCAGTGCGTCACGCCGGTGAGCGACGGCAAAAACGTCATGCACATGCTCATCTCGATCAAGAAGGTGGGCGGCGTCTTGCGCCGCGCGACCGACTACGTGCTGTTCGGGTTGCAGACCCGACAGGCCGCGGGGTACGACGTCAGGATCTGGAACGGGATGAAGCCGGACGGCGGCGGCGCGTACAGCAGGTACGACAAGCTCGTGCTCAAGTACCGCGCGTTCTACCGGGGCTGGGTCGACCGCGTCGCCGAGACGGGCGCTCGACCGCACCGCCGCGAGTGA
- a CDS encoding heavy metal sensor histidine kinase, translating to MTLGRLIGRSIGATLALAFGATMLAVFALVGTYVYTALERQVSTQDDLDIVLAARHTRRLAGELDSLDAVRTHADRLTSQVLGNAALSIAVVDGQGNVLARHNVERTGFEDSPEPAAAASTPTSPTSPASPALPALPDAALFPPHATPVPANERITTDRIATWTAGGGVSVRGVVSDAQLRDHSTIRIAIARNMSDRAAMLDGYRDRLKIAGGLGALFAMLLSYWLIRTSLAPLREIVANTGRITVDKLDTRLDASRAPRELTALVDAQNAMLGRLQQAFGHLSQFSADLAHDLRTPLNNMRGATEVALARPRSPDEYQALLESNLEEYDRLARMIENVLFLARAEHPGFVTRQRAFDVHDELERIAGYFEGLADEAGSTLRVDGHGQLTADLELFRRAVSNLLANALRYTPAGGVIAMSVDETADAVRVVVANPGEPIDPALLPRIFERFVRGDPARSGGVPGGTAGLGLAIVRSVMELHGGTARVESDAAGTRFILTFVRTPTA from the coding sequence ATGACCCTCGGCCGCTTGATCGGCCGCTCGATCGGCGCGACGCTCGCGCTCGCGTTCGGCGCGACCATGCTCGCCGTCTTCGCGCTTGTCGGCACCTATGTGTATACGGCCCTCGAGCGGCAGGTGAGCACGCAGGACGACCTCGACATCGTGCTCGCCGCGCGGCACACGCGCCGGCTGGCGGGCGAGCTCGATTCGCTCGACGCGGTGCGCACGCATGCGGACCGGCTGACGAGCCAGGTGCTCGGCAACGCGGCGCTGTCGATCGCCGTCGTCGACGGGCAGGGCAACGTGCTCGCGCGCCACAACGTCGAGCGCACCGGGTTCGAGGACTCGCCCGAGCCGGCGGCAGCCGCATCGACGCCCACCTCGCCCACCTCGCCCGCCTCGCCCGCGCTGCCGGCATTGCCCGACGCCGCGCTGTTCCCGCCGCACGCGACGCCGGTGCCCGCGAACGAACGGATCACCACCGACCGGATCGCAACGTGGACGGCCGGCGGCGGCGTGTCCGTGCGCGGCGTCGTCAGCGACGCGCAGTTGCGCGACCACTCGACGATCCGGATCGCGATCGCGCGCAACATGAGCGATCGCGCCGCGATGCTCGACGGCTACCGTGACCGGCTGAAGATCGCCGGCGGCCTGGGTGCGCTGTTCGCGATGCTGCTCAGCTACTGGCTGATCCGCACATCGCTCGCGCCGCTGCGCGAGATCGTCGCGAACACGGGCCGGATCACCGTCGACAAGCTCGATACGCGGCTCGACGCGTCGCGTGCGCCGCGCGAGCTGACGGCGCTCGTCGACGCGCAGAACGCGATGCTCGGCCGCCTGCAGCAGGCGTTCGGACACCTGTCGCAATTCAGCGCGGATCTCGCGCACGACCTGCGCACGCCGCTGAACAACATGCGCGGCGCGACCGAGGTGGCGCTCGCGCGACCGCGTTCGCCCGACGAGTACCAGGCGCTGCTCGAATCGAATCTCGAGGAATACGACCGTCTCGCGCGGATGATCGAGAACGTGCTGTTTCTCGCGCGCGCCGAGCATCCGGGTTTCGTCACACGGCAGCGTGCGTTCGACGTGCATGACGAACTGGAGCGTATCGCCGGTTATTTCGAAGGGCTGGCCGACGAAGCGGGATCGACGCTGCGCGTCGACGGGCACGGGCAACTGACCGCCGATCTCGAACTGTTCCGCCGCGCGGTCAGCAACCTGCTGGCCAACGCGCTGCGTTATACGCCGGCGGGCGGCGTGATCGCGATGAGCGTCGACGAAACGGCGGATGCGGTGCGCGTCGTCGTCGCGAACCCGGGCGAGCCGATCGATCCCGCGCTGCTGCCGCGCATCTTCGAGCGTTTCGTGCGCGGCGACCCCGCGCGCAGCGGCGGCGTGCCGGGCGGCACGGCCGGGCTCGGCCTCGCGATCGTGCGCTCGGTGATGGAATTGCACGGCGGCACCGCACGCGTCGAAAGCGACGCGGCCGGCACGCGCTTCATCCTCACGTTCGTCAGGACGCCGACGGCGTAG
- a CDS encoding tryptophan halogenase family protein — MSNPIKNIVIVGGGTAGWMAASYLVRALQQHTSITLVESAAIPRIGVGEATIPSLQKVFFDFLGIPEREWMPQVNGAFKAAIKFVNWRKSPERSRDDHFYHLFGTVPNCDGVPLTHYWMRKREQGFQQPMEYACYPQPGALDAKLAPCLSDGTRQMSHAWHFDAHLVADFLKRWAIERGVKQVIDEVEQVRLNERGYIASLSTKEGRTLEADLFIDCSGMRGLLINQALKEPFIDMSDYLLCDSAVASAVPNADARVGVEPYTSAIAMNSGWTWKIPMLGRFGSGYVFSSKFTSRDQATADFLNLWGLSDKQPLNQIKFRVGRNGRAWVNNCVAIGLSSCFLEPLESTGIYFIYAALYQLVKHFPDTSFDPRLADAFNAEIVHMFDDCRDFVQAHYFTSSRDDTPFWLANRHDLRLSDAIKEKVQRYKAGLPLTTTSFDDSTYYETFDYEFRNFWLNGNYYCIFAGLGLLPDRSLPLLQHRPESIDKAEAMFARIRREAERLRTSLPTNYDYLRSLRDGGAGLSRSQPGPTLAAPETL; from the coding sequence ATGAGCAACCCGATCAAGAATATCGTCATCGTGGGCGGTGGCACCGCGGGCTGGATGGCCGCTTCGTACCTCGTCCGGGCGCTCCAGCAGCACACGAGCATTACGCTCGTCGAGTCCGCGGCGATCCCCCGGATCGGCGTGGGCGAGGCGACCATCCCGAGTCTGCAGAAGGTGTTCTTCGACTTCCTCGGGATACCGGAGCGGGAGTGGATGCCCCAGGTGAACGGCGCGTTCAAGGCCGCCATCAAGTTCGTGAACTGGAGGAAGTCCCCGGAGCGCTCGCGCGACGATCACTTCTACCACTTGTTCGGCACCGTGCCGAACTGCGACGGCGTGCCGCTTACCCACTACTGGATGCGCAAGCGCGAACAGGGCTTCCAGCAGCCGATGGAGTACGCGTGCTACCCGCAGCCCGGGGCGCTCGACGCCAAGCTCGCACCGTGCCTGTCAGACGGCACCCGCCAGATGTCCCACGCGTGGCACTTCGATGCGCATCTGGTAGCCGACTTCCTGAAGCGCTGGGCCATCGAGCGCGGGGTGAAACAGGTGATCGACGAGGTCGAGCAGGTTCGCCTGAACGAACGCGGCTACATCGCCAGCCTGTCCACCAAGGAAGGGCGCACGCTGGAGGCGGACCTGTTCATCGACTGCTCCGGCATGCGGGGGCTGCTGATCAACCAGGCGCTGAAAGAGCCCTTCATCGACATGTCCGACTACCTGCTGTGCGACAGCGCGGTCGCCAGTGCAGTGCCGAATGCCGATGCGCGCGTGGGAGTCGAGCCGTACACCTCGGCGATCGCCATGAATTCGGGGTGGACCTGGAAGATTCCGATGCTGGGCCGGTTCGGCAGCGGCTACGTCTTCTCGAGCAAGTTCACGTCGCGCGACCAGGCCACCGCCGACTTCCTCAACCTCTGGGGCCTGTCGGACAAGCAGCCGCTCAACCAGATCAAGTTCCGGGTCGGGCGCAACGGGCGGGCGTGGGTCAACAACTGCGTCGCGATCGGGCTGTCGTCGTGCTTCCTGGAGCCGCTGGAATCGACGGGAATCTACTTCATCTACGCGGCGCTTTATCAGCTCGTGAAGCACTTCCCCGATACCTCGTTCGACCCGCGGCTGGCGGACGCATTCAACGCCGAGATCGTCCACATGTTCGACGACTGCCGGGATTTCGTCCAGGCGCACTATTTCACCTCGTCGCGCGACGACACGCCGTTCTGGCTCGCGAACCGGCACGACCTGCGCCTCTCGGATGCCATCAAGGAGAAGGTTCAGCGCTACAAGGCAGGATTGCCGCTGACCACCACGTCGTTCGACGATTCGACGTACTACGAAACGTTCGACTACGAATTCAGGAACTTCTGGTTGAACGGAAACTACTACTGCATCTTTGCGGGCTTGGGGCTACTGCCCGACCGGTCGCTGCCGCTCTTGCAGCACCGGCCGGAGTCGATCGACAAGGCCGAGGCGATGTTCGCCCGTATCCGGCGCGAGGCCGAACGTCTGCGGACGAGCCTGCCGACGAACTACGACTACCTGCGGTCGCTGCGCGACGGCGGCGCGGGGCTGTCTCGCAGCCAGCCCGGGCCGACGCTCGCGGCGCCGGAAACCCTGTAG
- a CDS encoding heavy metal response regulator transcription factor, whose protein sequence is MRILIVEDEPKTGAYLKKGLEESGFSVDLAKDGGEGLTLAQEESYDVIVLDVMLPVLDGWSVLKRLRDTHATPVLFLTARDDVQDRVHGLELGADDYLVKPFAFVELLARIRTLARRGPPRETERIAVGDLEIDVVRRRVKRGTVRIDLTPREFSLLQLLARRQGEVLSRTQIASYVWDMNFDSDTNVVEVAIRRLRAKIDDDFAVKLIHTVRGVGYVLEPKDAA, encoded by the coding sequence ATGCGCATCCTGATAGTCGAAGACGAACCGAAGACCGGCGCGTACCTGAAGAAAGGGCTCGAGGAATCCGGCTTCAGCGTCGATCTCGCGAAGGATGGCGGCGAGGGCCTGACGCTCGCGCAGGAGGAAAGCTACGACGTGATCGTGCTCGACGTGATGCTGCCCGTGCTCGACGGCTGGAGTGTGCTCAAGCGGCTGCGCGACACCCACGCGACGCCCGTGCTGTTCCTGACCGCGCGCGACGACGTGCAGGATCGCGTGCACGGCCTCGAACTCGGCGCCGACGACTACCTCGTGAAGCCGTTCGCATTTGTCGAGCTGCTTGCCCGGATCCGCACGCTCGCACGGCGCGGGCCGCCGCGCGAGACGGAACGCATCGCGGTGGGCGACCTGGAGATCGACGTCGTGCGCCGCCGCGTGAAGCGCGGCACCGTGCGGATCGACCTGACGCCGCGCGAATTCTCGCTGCTGCAACTGCTCGCGCGCCGGCAGGGCGAGGTGCTGAGTCGCACGCAGATCGCGTCGTACGTGTGGGACATGAATTTCGACAGCGACACCAACGTCGTCGAAGTCGCGATCCGGCGGCTGCGCGCGAAGATCGACGACGATTTCGCGGTCAAGCTGATCCATACGGTGCGCGGCGTCGGCTACGTGCTCGAACCGAAGGACGCCGCATGA
- a CDS encoding LysE family translocator, which yields MPTFQVMLKMALYVSLVLATPGPTNTLLLSSGIKVGFRQSSRLLVAEASGYGFAISLWGFFLATFAATRPWLYDVLKLGSSAYIFYLALQLWKSPHLEGIRSGTIGFRDMFVATTMNPKALLFATAIFPPQAFVSVPFYLCSIAVFTALAVTIGSMWLVVGGVLTARRSLATHTGTLLRGASVVLAMFAGTLAFSVLNR from the coding sequence ATGCCGACATTCCAGGTGATGTTGAAGATGGCACTCTACGTTTCGCTGGTCCTGGCCACGCCAGGCCCGACAAATACCTTGTTGCTGTCCTCGGGAATCAAGGTCGGCTTCCGGCAATCGTCGCGACTCCTGGTGGCGGAGGCATCGGGCTACGGCTTCGCGATATCACTGTGGGGTTTCTTCCTGGCGACCTTCGCGGCCACGCGGCCCTGGCTTTACGATGTGCTGAAGCTGGGGAGTTCGGCCTACATCTTCTATCTCGCCCTGCAGCTATGGAAAAGCCCGCACCTTGAGGGCATCCGGTCGGGCACCATCGGCTTTCGCGACATGTTCGTCGCGACGACCATGAACCCGAAGGCGTTGTTGTTCGCCACGGCGATCTTTCCCCCGCAGGCTTTCGTATCGGTTCCGTTCTATCTCTGCTCGATCGCGGTCTTTACGGCGCTTGCCGTGACGATCGGTTCGATGTGGCTTGTCGTCGGCGGTGTCCTGACGGCGCGCCGGTCGCTGGCTACCCATACCGGAACGCTGCTTCGCGGCGCGTCGGTCGTGCTGGCGATGTTCGCGGGCACGCTGGCGTTTTCCGTACTCAATCGCTAA
- a CDS encoding efflux transporter outer membrane subunit, whose translation MCLFHPLPFARRVVALGIAAALTACSTLPAYSPPTVAVPAHYAGVPATGIPATGVPASGVPATAAPVSQPGWNVVTPADAASRGPWWTVFDDAALNALEARVDISNQTVKKAVADLQQARAMVGYQRAGFLPTVTAGVARSRSRLSQNKLGSSLAGKTTPDYQAGVAASWEPDLFGRVRDAVTGAQANADASAADLQAVRLSVTAELATDYFALRSLDTQKQLLDETVRAYADALKLLKQQLADGAIDASAVAQAETQLESTQTQDTDIDASRAQLQHALATLVGESASTFTLPPRVQAFDVPAIPAGVPSQLLERRPDIAAAERRVAAANAQIGEARAAFFPDLVLSASAGLESSFFAPWLTAPSLFWSLGSQLAGTLFDGGRRSASLHAAHAQYDGVVADYRQTVLAAFQQVEDQLSALDALASEANSQQRATDAADLSLKLTTNRFNAGAVSYLDVVTAQTIALSNRRLADQIAARRMEAAVALLTALGGGWNKDTDMDAHATAAAHAAATPSAS comes from the coding sequence ATGTGCCTCTTTCATCCGCTCCCGTTCGCGCGCCGCGTCGTCGCGCTCGGCATCGCCGCCGCGTTGACCGCATGCTCGACGCTACCCGCCTACTCGCCCCCCACCGTCGCGGTGCCTGCGCACTATGCGGGCGTACCGGCTACGGGCATACCGGCTACGGGCGTACCGGCTTCGGGCGTACCGGCTACGGCCGCCCCCGTCTCCCAACCCGGCTGGAACGTCGTCACGCCCGCCGATGCCGCGTCGCGCGGCCCGTGGTGGACCGTCTTCGACGACGCCGCACTGAACGCGCTCGAAGCGCGCGTCGACATCTCGAACCAGACCGTGAAGAAAGCCGTCGCCGATCTCCAGCAGGCGCGCGCGATGGTCGGCTACCAGCGTGCGGGGTTCCTGCCGACCGTCACGGCCGGCGTCGCACGGAGCCGCTCGCGCTTGTCGCAGAACAAGCTCGGCTCGTCGCTCGCCGGCAAGACGACGCCCGACTACCAGGCCGGCGTCGCCGCGAGCTGGGAACCCGACCTGTTCGGCCGCGTGCGCGACGCCGTGACGGGCGCGCAGGCGAATGCCGACGCGAGCGCGGCCGACCTGCAGGCCGTGAGGCTGTCCGTCACGGCCGAGCTCGCGACCGACTATTTCGCGCTGCGCTCGCTCGACACGCAGAAGCAACTGCTCGACGAAACGGTGCGCGCGTATGCCGATGCCCTGAAGCTGCTGAAGCAGCAACTCGCGGACGGCGCGATCGACGCGTCGGCCGTCGCGCAAGCCGAGACGCAGCTCGAATCGACGCAGACGCAGGACACCGACATCGACGCGTCGCGCGCGCAACTTCAGCATGCGCTCGCGACGCTGGTCGGCGAAAGCGCGTCGACCTTCACGCTGCCGCCGCGCGTGCAGGCATTCGACGTGCCGGCGATCCCGGCCGGCGTGCCGTCGCAACTGCTCGAGCGGCGGCCCGACATCGCGGCGGCCGAGCGGCGCGTCGCGGCCGCGAACGCGCAGATCGGCGAGGCGCGCGCCGCGTTCTTTCCCGACCTGGTGCTGTCGGCGAGCGCGGGGCTCGAAAGTTCGTTCTTCGCGCCGTGGCTCACCGCGCCGAGCCTGTTCTGGTCGCTCGGCTCGCAGCTCGCCGGCACGCTGTTCGACGGCGGGCGCCGCAGCGCGTCGCTGCACGCCGCGCATGCGCAGTACGACGGCGTGGTCGCCGATTACCGGCAGACCGTGCTGGCCGCGTTCCAGCAGGTCGAGGATCAGCTTTCCGCGCTCGATGCGCTCGCATCGGAAGCGAACAGCCAGCAGCGCGCGACCGACGCGGCCGACCTGTCGCTGAAGCTGACGACCAACCGCTTCAACGCCGGTGCGGTCAGCTATCTCGACGTCGTGACCGCGCAGACGATCGCGCTGTCGAACCGGCGCCTGGCCGACCAGATCGCCGCGCGCCGGATGGAGGCGGCGGTCGCGCTGCTGACGGCGCTCGGCGGCGGCTGGAACAAGGATACGGATATGGATGCGCACGCAACGGCCGCCGCGCACGCGGCCGCTACGCCGTCGGCGTCCTGA
- a CDS encoding NAD(P)/FAD-dependent oxidoreductase, which produces MTQKSPANGRDSNHFDVIILGSGMSGTQMGAILANQQFRVLIIEESSHPRFTIGESSIPETSLMNRIIADRYGIPELDRITSFYATQRYVASSTGIKRNFGFVFHKPGQEHDPKEFTQCVIPELPWGPESHYYRQDVDAYLLQAAIKYGCTVRQKTNVTEYHADKDGVAVTTAQGERFTGRYMIDCGGPRAPLATKFKLREEPCRFKTHSRSIYTHMLGVKPFDDIFKVKGQRWRWHEGTLHHMFAGGWLWVIPFNNHPRSTNNLVSVGLQLDPRVYPKTDISAQQEFDEFLARFPSIAAQFRDAVPVRDWVKTDRLQFSSSACVGDRYCLMLHANGFIDPLFSRGLENTAVTIHALAARLIKALRDDDFSPERFEYIERLQQKLLDHNDDFVSCCYTAFSDFRLWDAFHRLWAVGTILGQFRLVQAHARFRASRDEGDLDHLDNDPPYLGYLCADMEGYYQLFNDAKAEVEAVSAGHKEAGEAAARIHALIDEREFARPMFGFGYCITGARPQLNNSKYSLVPAMKLMHWTQTSAPAEVKRYFDYNPMFALLKAYITTRIGLALK; this is translated from the coding sequence ATGACTCAAAAGAGCCCCGCGAACGGGCGCGACAGCAACCACTTCGACGTGATCATCCTCGGGTCGGGCATGTCCGGCACCCAGATGGGGGCGATCCTGGCCAACCAGCAGTTTCGCGTGCTGATCATCGAGGAGTCGTCGCACCCGCGCTTCACGATCGGCGAATCGTCGATCCCCGAGACGTCCCTGATGAATCGCATCATCGCCGATCGCTACGGCATTCCGGAGCTCGACCGCATCACGTCGTTCTACGCGACGCAGCGTTACGTCGCGTCGAGCACGGGCATCAAGCGCAACTTCGGCTTCGTGTTCCACAAGCCCGGCCAGGAACACGACCCGAAGGAGTTCACGCAGTGCGTGATTCCCGAGCTGCCGTGGGGCCCGGAGAGCCACTATTACCGGCAAGACGTCGACGCCTACCTGTTGCAGGCCGCGATCAAATACGGCTGCACGGTGCGCCAGAAGACGAACGTGACCGAATACCACGCGGACAAGGACGGCGTCGCGGTGACCACCGCCCAGGGCGAACGGTTCACCGGCCGGTACATGATCGATTGCGGCGGGCCGCGCGCGCCGCTCGCGACCAAGTTCAAGCTCCGCGAAGAGCCGTGCCGCTTCAAGACGCACTCGCGCAGCATTTACACGCACATGCTCGGGGTCAAGCCGTTCGACGACATCTTCAAGGTCAAGGGGCAGCGCTGGCGCTGGCACGAGGGAACCCTGCATCACATGTTCGCGGGCGGCTGGCTCTGGGTGATTCCGTTCAACAACCACCCGCGATCGACCAACAACCTGGTGAGCGTCGGCCTGCAGCTCGACCCGCGTGTCTACCCGAAAACGGACATCTCCGCACAGCAGGAATTCGACGAGTTCCTCGCGCGGTTCCCGAGCATCGCGGCGCAGTTCCGGGATGCCGTGCCGGTGCGCGACTGGGTCAAGACCGACCGCCTGCAATTCTCGTCGAGCGCCTGCGTCGGCGACCGCTACTGCCTGATGCTGCATGCGAACGGGTTCATCGACCCGCTGTTCTCCCGGGGGCTCGAGAACACCGCGGTGACCATCCATGCGCTCGCGGCGCGCCTCATCAAGGCGCTGCGCGACGACGACTTCTCCCCCGAGCGCTTCGAGTACATCGAGCGCCTGCAGCAGAAGCTCCTGGACCACAACGACGACTTCGTCAGTTGCTGCTACACGGCGTTCTCGGACTTCCGCCTGTGGGACGCGTTCCATCGGCTGTGGGCGGTCGGCACGATCCTCGGGCAGTTCCGGCTCGTGCAGGCCCATGCGAGGTTCCGCGCGTCGCGTGACGAGGGCGACCTCGATCACCTGGACAACGACCCTCCGTACCTCGGGTACCTGTGCGCGGACATGGAGGGGTACTACCAGTTGTTCAACGACGCCAAAGCCGAGGTCGAGGCCGTGAGCGCCGGGCACAAGGAGGCCGGGGAGGCCGCGGCGCGGATTCACGCCCTCATCGACGAACGCGAGTTCGCCAGGCCGATGTTCGGCTTCGGGTACTGCATCACCGGGGCCAGGCCGCAACTCAACAACTCGAAGTACAGCCTGGTGCCCGCGATGAAGCTGATGCACTGGACGCAAACCAGCGCGCCGGCAGAGGTGAAACGGTACTTCGACTACAACCCGATGTTCGCGCTGCTCAAGGCGTACATCACGACCCGCATCGGCCTGGCGCTGAAGTAG
- a CDS encoding monodechloroaminopyrrolnitrin synthase PrnB family protein, with translation MERTLDRACAFAATHAAVAACDPLRARALVLQLPGLNRQKDVPGIVGLLREFLPVRGVPADWGFVEAAAAMRDIGFFLGSLKRHGHEPVDAVPGLEPVLLDLARVTGLPPRETLLHVTVWNPAAADAQRSYTGLRDEAHLLESVRISMAALEAAIGMTVELYDVPLRSPSFAEGCDELADYLHKMVESIVYAYRYISVQVFYDELRPYYEPIRVGGRSYLGPGAVEMPLFVLEHVLWGSQSDHPGYREFKETYLPYVLPAFGAIYARFAGAPSLVDRVLDEVQATGARREPVVAGLAALDRVFEILLRFRAPHVKLAERAYEVGRSGPTIGSGGYAPSMLGDLLTLTRAVRSRLRAALDEP, from the coding sequence GTGGAGCGCACCCTGGACCGCGCATGCGCATTCGCGGCGACGCACGCCGCGGTGGCGGCTTGCGATCCGCTGCGGGCGCGGGCGCTCGTTCTGCAACTGCCGGGCCTGAACCGTCAGAAGGACGTGCCCGGCATCGTCGGCCTGTTGCGCGAGTTCCTCCCGGTGCGCGGCGTGCCCGCCGACTGGGGCTTCGTCGAAGCCGCCGCCGCGATGCGGGACATCGGGTTCTTCCTGGGCTCGCTCAAGCGGCACGGCCACGAGCCCGTGGACGCGGTGCCCGGGCTCGAGCCGGTGCTGCTCGACCTGGCGCGCGTGACCGGCCTGCCGCCGCGCGAGACGCTTCTGCACGTGACGGTCTGGAACCCCGCGGCGGCCGACGCGCAGCGGAGCTACACCGGGCTGCGCGACGAAGCGCACCTGCTCGAGAGCGTGCGTATCTCTATGGCGGCGCTCGAGGCGGCCATCGGGATGACCGTCGAGCTGTACGACGTGCCCCTGCGGTCGCCGTCGTTCGCCGAAGGGTGCGACGAGCTGGCGGACTATCTCCACAAGATGGTCGAATCGATCGTTTACGCCTACCGCTATATCTCGGTGCAGGTCTTCTACGACGAGCTTCGCCCGTACTACGAACCGATTCGGGTCGGGGGCCGGAGCTACCTCGGCCCCGGTGCGGTGGAAATGCCGCTCTTCGTGCTGGAGCACGTGCTGTGGGGGTCGCAATCGGACCACCCGGGTTATCGGGAATTCAAGGAGACGTACCTGCCCTACGTGCTTCCCGCGTTCGGGGCGATCTACGCGCGGTTCGCCGGGGCGCCTTCGCTCGTCGACCGCGTGCTCGACGAGGTGCAGGCGACGGGCGCGCGGCGCGAGCCCGTCGTGGCCGGGCTGGCCGCCCTCGACCGGGTCTTCGAGATCCTGCTGCGCTTCCGCGCGCCGCACGTCAAATTGGCGGAGCGGGCGTACGAGGTCGGGCGAAGCGGCCCGACGATCGGCAGCGGGGGGTACGCGCCCAGCATGCTCGGCGATCTGCTCACGCTCACGCGTGCCGTGCGGTCCCGCCTTCGCGCCGCGCTCGACGAGCCCTGA